The stretch of DNA GATAGCCGACACCGCCGCGAGCGGGCCGCGCTCGGCCAGCGGCGGCACCAGTCCGAGCACCGCCCCCAGGACGATGACGAGAAACGCCGTGAGGAAGAACCAGATCACGACGCGCCACGGCGCTCGCAGGCGGTGTTCCGCCGGATTGACGAGGTACCGGCGCACCTCCACGATGAAGTCCGACCTGACCATACCGGGGACTGGAGCGGCGGCGGCATAGACGTTGGCGGTGTGGTGACGCCGGTGTCACCGGCCGACGGCGGCGTAACGGAAACCCCTATCTGACAGCGCGGCCACGTACGGGGTATGACGAAGCGCCACGTGTCGCTGCCGCCCCGCGCCGAGGAGGGTCTGGAGGCGTTCCTCACCGAAGTCGACGAACGCCTCGCCGGCGACGAGGACACCTGCGAAGTGGTGACCGACGTGCTGGTCGACCTCCACGGGGACCGGGAGGCCTACGACCGCTGGCAGGACGGCGGGGACGTCTCGCCCGCCGAACGGGTTCGCCTGCAGGGGTACGATCCCTGCAACACGACGCTTGAGAGCGAGTACTACGCCGAGAAAGACGAGGAGCGGTTCGAGCGCTCGAAGCACCTCCAGTGGCTCTGGCGGCAGTTCGACGCGACCCCGATGGCCGACAACGTCGAGTTCGCCCTGCGCTTTCGCCGGATGCTCGCGGACCACCTCTTCGCCGACTGCGGCGAGAACTGTCGGTTCTTCAAGGGCATCTCCTTCACCTACGGCCACAACATCGAGGTCGGGGACAACGTCGTCGTCCACGACGACGTCCACCTCGACGACCGGGGCAAACTCACTATCGGCGACCGGGTGTCCATCTCCGACGACGCCCACGTCTACAGCCACGACCACGACGTGGTCGACCAGACACACGTGGACAACTACCACACGATCGTCGAGGACGACGTGCGCCTGACCTACGACTCGATGGTCCGGGCGGGCGTCCGCGTCGGGCGGAACAGCATCCTCGCCGCGAAGTCCATCGCAGGTTCGGACATCCCGGCCCACCACATCGCCGCCGGAACGCCCGCGAAGTCGATCGCGGTCAAGGACGGCTGGGAGTCCGTCGCCGACCCGCTGGAGGACGCCAACGTCGACCGCCGCGAGCAGCGCCGCCTCGAGTACGACCTCCCGGAGGACATCGAGCAGTTCGACGAGTTCGGGCGGGACCTCTCGCCGCCGGACCGCTGAGACGGGCCCCCTCCGCGCCCGCCGACGACACGACCTTGCAGTATCAGGTCTGAAACTGCGGGGAGAACACGGAAGTACGAGTTTCTCCCAGAAGGCGGTATGGAGACGTGGATCTGGTTGACGGCGTACGTCGTCGGGTTCGGACTGCTCCAGGTCCTGCTGTACCGCTACGTCCGGCGGCGTGACCCGTCCCCCGAGACGACGGCCGGCGGCGCGGAGCGGGCAGACGCGGGCGGGCAGACGACGACACCCGAATCGGCCGGCGACGCGGCGGGAGCCGTCACCTGCCGACACTGCGGAGCCGAGAACGAGGCCCACGCGATGGTGAACTACTGCCGGGCCTGTGCGGAGTCGCTCCGGTAGGCTCTTTCCCGTCTGGACCGATCGACGGGTATGCGCAGCGTCGCCATCAACGTCGGGGCCAACACCAACGAACCCGGCTTCCGCGGGCCGCTCTTCCCCGACGGGACCTTCGAGTACGTCCCCATCCCGGAGTCGGAACCGACCGCCGAGCCGGTGCCGACCTACGCGGACCTGGACCTGACGACGGACGTGAGCGAGGTCGCCGACACCCCGGTCCACTTCGATCCCGAGTTCCCGGAGGCCGGCGGCGAGCGCTACACCTACGGCGACGAACACGGCGTGAAGGCCGGCCCGCTCTCGGAGCTGTCGACCGGCGACTACCTGTTCTTCTACGCGACGCTGACGACGACCGGCGACCCGCCGGCGTGGGCACCGTCCGACTGGGGTGCCCACGTCGTCGGCCACTTCCGGCTGGCGCGCGAGCCCGTCACCGACGAGGCGTACCGCGACCTGCCGGAGCGCGAACGGGCCGCCTTCGACTCGAACGCCCACGTCAAGCGCGCCGACTTCGACGCGCGGGTCCTGCTGGTGGGTGACCCCGACGGCTCACGTCTCTACGAAACCGTCGTCCCGCTGTCGGAGCCCAGCGGCGGCACGGACGCCGGGTGGCTCGTCACCGACCTGTCCTCGGACTCGGGGAAGGGGCCGTGGTGGCGGCGACCGATGCGGTTCGACGCCGACGGCACGGAGACGCTGCTGTCCCTGGCCGACGCGCCGCCGGCGGCCGCGACCGGCCCGGACTGACCCCCTCGCAGCGTCGTTTCCCTCCCGCGACGTATCGGGCGTCGAGTCGAACGGGGGAGTTATCACGGGTGAAAACAGAGGGTCAAGACATATGTCCAGACGGGCGCACGCTGGTGGTATGCGAATCTCGAGCGGTGTCCCCGGCTTCGACGATCTCGTGGAGGGCGGCCTGCTCACGGACCGCCTCTACGTCGTCAGCGGGCCGCCGGGGAGCGGGAAGACGACCTTCTGCTCGCAGTTCATCACGCGGGGTGCCAAGGAGGGCGAGACCTGCCTCTACGTGACGATGCACGAGACCAAGGAGGAACTGATGCAGGACATGGCCGGCTACGAGTTCGGCTTCGACCGCGCGATGCAGTCCGACGCGGTGCAGTTCCTCAACCTCGTCACCGAGAACGGGAAGCGGACCATCACCCAGTTCGGCAGCGAGGGCGGCCTCACCAACCGCCTGGTCGCCTACATCCGGCAGAACGACATCCAGCGGGTCGTCATCGACTCGACGATGCTCCTCCAGCACTTCATGCAGGACGTCGACGCCGAGATCACCGGCTTCCTCTCCGCGCTGAAACAGACCGACGCCACCATCCTCCTCATCTCGGAGATGACCGACCCCTCCTCCTACAGCGACGAGCACTACCTCGCCCACGGGGTCGTCTTCTTCCACAACTTCCTCGACGGCGGGAGCATGACCCGCGGCGTCCAGGTCATCAAGATGCGCGGGACCGCCATCGACTGTGACATCCGCGAGATCTCCTTCGGCGACCGCGGCCTGCAGGTGGATCCGGAGACGAAGGTCGACACATGAGCTTCTACGAGCGGGAGTACGACGCCGACTGGGACACCCTCGAGAAGGACGCGGCGACCGACCGCGCCTACGCCATCGGGGTCGCCGAACGCCTCGGCGAGTACAACCGCGAGGAGCTGGAGGCCATCTACGCGGAGATGGACACCGCCTACAACCGGAGCATGGTCGAACTGGCCTACGACGAGGGCCGCAACGAGGCCAAGGACGCCGCCAGGTCCGGGAGCGGCGATCCCGAGGCCGTCTGGGCCGAACTCGTCGAGGGCGAGACCACCGTCGTCGAACCCGGGGAACCGCCGACCGGCGGTCGGGACGGCCTGCCCGAGGCGCTGGAACCGACGGAGCTGCTGGACCGCCAGTCCGTCGACAGCACCGAGGCGACCGACAGGCCGGAGTTCCTCGACCGGTAGCCGCTCGCGGGCGGCGGCGCGGACGGCGGGCGCACACGCTCACCGCCGGCGGGTACGCGCGAGCGCGGCCGCGACGAGGAGCGCCACCGCCGCCCCGGCGGCACCGAACCCCGGCCCGCTGGCACCGGCCGTCGTCCGCGCCGCCGTCCCGCCACCGACGCTCATCGACCCCGCCTCGACGCCGCCGACGGCGACGGTCCCGCTCCGGGCCGGGAACGAGAGCGTCACGTTCCGGCGCTGGCCGGGCGCGACCGTCACCGTTCGGTTCGCGACCCCGGTCCCGTCGACCGTCACCGACAGCGTCCGGGTCGCCGCGCGGTCCCCGGGGTTCGCGACCGTCGCGGTCACGCTGGCCTCGTAGCCGCGCCGGGCCCAGTCCGGCGGCTGGGTCGTCGCGACCACCTCGACGCGGCCCGGCGTCAGGGCGACGACCGCGAGCGAGGAGACGCCGTCGGCACTGGCCCGGAGCCGGTCCGCGCTCGCGTTCGTCCGCGTGTCCAGCCGCCGCCAGCCCTCGCCGGTGGCACGGTAGAGGGTCAGCGAGTCCCGCGACGCCGCCGGGAGCGCGCGCTCGTCGACGCGGACGGCGTACTCGACCCGGCCGACCGCCGTCGGCTCCGCCGCACTCGCGACCGGGAGATACCGGACCACGGTACCGCGTTCGACCGAGCCCAGTCGACCGGACTCCGTCCGTGCGGACCCGACGGTCGCGGCGACGGCGTCGCGTTCGGCCCCGAACGTGACTCCGAGGGTCGTCAGGGCCACCGGTGCGTCCGATCCGGTCGCGACTCCCGGCGTGAGCGTCGTCCCGTCGTTCACGTCGCGGAAGACCACCCGGATACCCTCGGCCGTCGGCCGCCGAGTGACCCGCGGTTGGACCGGGACCGGCGTGGACCGATCGTCGTCGACGCGCTCCTGGCTCCCCGACGATCCCCCGTCGTCCCGTTCCGGGGGGTCCGGGTCACGTCCCGATCCGTCCCCTCCCCCGCCGGATCCGCTCGATTCGGTCGGGGTCGCGGTCGGCGTCGCTGAGAGCGTCGGTGTCGCAGTGTCCGGGAATGGCGGAGATAGTTACGCGGAGGCATCGTCCCGATGAGTTCGGCTTGTGGTCGCCGACCGGGTGCTCGCCGTCCCGGCGACTCACCCCCGTCCCATCGTGTAGAACTCCTCGTTCGGTCGCATGTCCGCGAGATGGGCCAGCCTGTTCGAGAGGTTGAAGAAGGCGACGACGTTCCCCACGTCCCAGACGGCCCGGCGGCTGAACCCCACCTCCTCCAGGGCCTCGATGTCGGCCTCGGTCACCTCCGCCGGCCGCTCGGTCAGTTTCACGGCGAAGTCCAGCATCTCGCGGTGAGCGTCCCCGACCTCGGCCGTCCGGTGGTTCGTCGCCAGCTGCTCGGCCAGTTCCGGCGCGTCCGCGTAGATGCGCAGGAGCGCGCCGTGGGCGACCACGCAGTACAGGCAGTCGTTGACGCCACTGACCGCGACGACGAGCATCTCTACCTCCGCCCGTTCGAGTTCGGTCGCCTCCACCAGCGCGTCGTGGTAGGCGACGAACGCCCGGAAGTGCTCGGGCCGGTAGGCCATCGCCGGGAACACGTTCGGCGTGAACCCCGCCCGGTCGGTCTCCTCGTCGATTCGCTCGCGGACGTCCGCGGGCAGTTCCTCGCGGTCGGGGACCGGGAACCGTCGCATCGCGTCGCTCGTGTCACCGTCTCCCATGGTCGGACGGGGACCGCCGCGGGCTTGAATCTTGGTGCGGCCGGCCGCCGGAGGCACCGACCGAACACCACAGTCCAAAGGTCTTTGTCGTCCCGGCACCGAGGTTGACCCACTATGAGCACGGAGACCGACGACGGGGACGACCTGCGCGAGCGCATCACGAACTTCCTGCGCCGGAACTTCCCGCAGATCCAGATGCACGGCGGCAGCGCGGCCATCGAGGAGATCGACCGCGAGGCGGGCAGCGTCACCATCCGCCTGGGCGGTGCCTGTTCGGGCTGTGGCATCTCCCCGATGACCATCCAGGCGATCAAGACCCGTATGACCAAGGAGATCCCGGAGATCGAGACCGTCGAGGCCCGCACCGGGATGGAACAGCAGGAGGGGATGGCCGGCGGCAGCGGGATGAGCCCCTCGTTCCCCGGCGGCGACTCCCGCGGCGGCGACGTCGGCGGCGACGACGAAGGCCCCGAAGCGCCCTTCTAGGGCCGTTCTCGCGCTCTGTTTTCCCGCCGGCGAGCGGCGGTGTCGTCCGGCGTCACTCCTCCCGGCGCTGGCGGTAGTCCGGCAGGAAGTCGTCCTGCATCACGGCGGTCCGCCCGCCGTCGACCAGCAGGTCCGCACCGGTGACGAAGCCGGCCTCGTCGCTGGCGAGGAAGGCGACGGCGGCGGCGACGTCCTCTGGGGTACCGATGCGGCCGGTCGGGTGGATGCTCGCCAGTTCGCGGCGGCGCTGTGCGCTCATGTCGCCGGTGGTGCGGTCGACGGCGACCCAGCCCGGATTGACCGTGTTGACACGGACGTCGGGACCGAGATCCAGCGCCATCGCACGGCTCATCCCGTCGATCCCCGCCTTCACGGCGTTGTAGGGGAAGATCTCCGGCGTCGTCGAGCGGGCGTGGTTCGAGGAGACGTTGACGATCGCGCCCTCCTCGATGGCGTCGGCGGCGTGTCTCGCGGCCAGCCAGTACCCCCGGAAGTCCGTCTCGACGACGAACTCCCAGTCGTCGATCTCGGCCTCGTCGGCGGCGGTGTAGGTCTCGACGCCGGCGTTGTTGACCAGCACGTCCAGCCCGCCGAACCGCTCGACGGTCGCCTCGATCAGCGCCGCGATGGCGTCGGGGTCGCGCATGTCCGCCGCGACGAACTGCGCCTCGCCGCCGGCCTCGCGGATCGACTCGGCGGTCGCCTCGCCGGCGTCGGTCGAGCGCCCGGAGACGACGACGCTGGCCCCCTCGGCGGCCAGCCGGCGGGCGATCCCCGCCCCGATCCCCCGCGTGGAGCCGGTGACGATAGCGACCGCGTCCGCGAACCGCCGGCAGGTGGTGTCGGGCAGGCTCATCTCACCACTCCGCGACGCTCCCGTCGTCGTGTCGCCAGACGGGGTTGTGCCAGTCGACGTCGCCGGCCTGCTCGCGGACGTGGTCGTGGTCGACGTCGACCCCGAGGCCGGGACCGTCCGGCAGGTCGACGTAGCCGTCCCGGTACTCGAACACCGAGGGGTCCGCGAGGTAGTCGAGCACGTCGCTGGTCTCGTTGTAGTGGATGTCCAGGCTCTGTTCCTGGATGAGCGCCGCCGGCGAGCAGGCGTCGACCTGGAGACAGGAGGCCAGCGCGATCGGCCCCAGCGGACAGTGGGGGGCCATCGCCACGTCGTAGGCCTCGGCCATCGCCGCGATCTTCTTGACCTCGGTGATGCCGCCGGCGTGGGAGAGGTCGGGCTGGATGACGTCGACACAGCCCTGCTCGAAGATCTCCTTGAAGTCCCACCGGGAGAACATCCGCTCGCCGGTGGCGATGGGGGTAGTCGTGTGCTCGGCGATCTCCGGCAGCGCCTCGTTGTGCTCGGGGAGGACGGGCTCCTCGACGAACATCGGGTCGTACGGCTCCAGGGCCTTGGCGAGCCGCTTCGCCATCGACTTCGAGACGCGGCCGTGGAAGTCGACGCCGATGTCCACGTCCTGACCGACGGCCTCCCGGACCGCGGCGATGCGGTCCTCGGCTGCCCGGACGGCCGCCGGCGAGTCGACGTGGCGCAGTTCCGGCGTGGCGTTCATCTTCAGCGCCGTGAACCCCTCCTCGACCTTCTCGCGGGCGGCGTCGGCGACCCCCTCCGGTCGGTCGCCGCCGACCCACTGGTAGACCCGCATCCGCTCGCGGGCCTTGCCGCCCAGCAGCTCGTAGACCGGTGCCTCGAAGTACTTGCCCTTGATGTCCCACAGCGCCTGGTCGATGCCCGCGATGGCGCTCATCAGGACCGGGCCGCCGCGGTAGAACCCGCCGCGGTACATGGTCTGCCAGTGGTCCTCGATCGCGAGGGGGTCCTCGCCCAGCAGGTAGGTGTCGAGTAGCTCCTCGACGGCCGTCCTGACGGTGCGGGCCCGCCCCTCGACGACGGGTTCCCCCCAGCCGACCAGCCCGCTGCTGGTCTCCAGGCGCAGGAACAGCCAGCGCGGCGGTACCTCGTAGAGATCGTAGTCAGTGATGATCATGTTGAGTCGCTCGCGACGTAGTCACTCACCGCAACGTCCGTGTCCTCGGTCTTGGTCTTCAGGGCGTCGCCGGTCGCCGCGTCGAAGAGGTACAGCGACGCCTCGTCGAACCCGAGCGTGACCGTCTCGTCGGGGTCGGGCCGCACGCTCGGGTCGATGCGGGCGGTCACGTCGTGGTCGCCCATCCGCATATAGAGGAAGTTCTCGTTGCCCATCGGTTCGACGACGGTCACCGTCGCCTCGTTGCCGGACTCGGTCAGCCGGAGGTCCTCCGGGCGGATGCCGACGCGGACGCGGTCGCGGTCGCCC from Haloarcula litorea encodes:
- a CDS encoding acyltransferase, with protein sequence MTKRHVSLPPRAEEGLEAFLTEVDERLAGDEDTCEVVTDVLVDLHGDREAYDRWQDGGDVSPAERVRLQGYDPCNTTLESEYYAEKDEERFERSKHLQWLWRQFDATPMADNVEFALRFRRMLADHLFADCGENCRFFKGISFTYGHNIEVGDNVVVHDDVHLDDRGKLTIGDRVSISDDAHVYSHDHDVVDQTHVDNYHTIVEDDVRLTYDSMVRAGVRVGRNSILAAKSIAGSDIPAHHIAAGTPAKSIAVKDGWESVADPLEDANVDRREQRRLEYDLPEDIEQFDEFGRDLSPPDR
- the dgoD gene encoding galactonate dehydratase, with amino-acid sequence MIITDYDLYEVPPRWLFLRLETSSGLVGWGEPVVEGRARTVRTAVEELLDTYLLGEDPLAIEDHWQTMYRGGFYRGGPVLMSAIAGIDQALWDIKGKYFEAPVYELLGGKARERMRVYQWVGGDRPEGVADAAREKVEEGFTALKMNATPELRHVDSPAAVRAAEDRIAAVREAVGQDVDIGVDFHGRVSKSMAKRLAKALEPYDPMFVEEPVLPEHNEALPEIAEHTTTPIATGERMFSRWDFKEIFEQGCVDVIQPDLSHAGGITEVKKIAAMAEAYDVAMAPHCPLGPIALASCLQVDACSPAALIQEQSLDIHYNETSDVLDYLADPSVFEYRDGYVDLPDGPGLGVDVDHDHVREQAGDVDWHNPVWRHDDGSVAEW
- a CDS encoding peroxidase-related enzyme (This protein belongs to a clade of uncharacterized proteins related to peroxidases such as the alkylhydroperoxidase AhpD.); the encoded protein is MGDGDTSDAMRRFPVPDREELPADVRERIDEETDRAGFTPNVFPAMAYRPEHFRAFVAYHDALVEATELERAEVEMLVVAVSGVNDCLYCVVAHGALLRIYADAPELAEQLATNHRTAEVGDAHREMLDFAVKLTERPAEVTEADIEALEEVGFSRRAVWDVGNVVAFFNLSNRLAHLADMRPNEEFYTMGRG
- a CDS encoding SDR family NAD(P)-dependent oxidoreductase, which encodes MSLPDTTCRRFADAVAIVTGSTRGIGAGIARRLAAEGASVVVSGRSTDAGEATAESIREAGGEAQFVAADMRDPDAIAALIEATVERFGGLDVLVNNAGVETYTAADEAEIDDWEFVVETDFRGYWLAARHAADAIEEGAIVNVSSNHARSTTPEIFPYNAVKAGIDGMSRAMALDLGPDVRVNTVNPGWVAVDRTTGDMSAQRRRELASIHPTGRIGTPEDVAAAVAFLASDEAGFVTGADLLVDGGRTAVMQDDFLPDYRQRREE
- a CDS encoding DUF7577 domain-containing protein, with the translated sequence METWIWLTAYVVGFGLLQVLLYRYVRRRDPSPETTAGGAERADAGGQTTTPESAGDAAGAVTCRHCGAENEAHAMVNYCRACAESLR
- a CDS encoding RAD55 family ATPase encodes the protein MRISSGVPGFDDLVEGGLLTDRLYVVSGPPGSGKTTFCSQFITRGAKEGETCLYVTMHETKEELMQDMAGYEFGFDRAMQSDAVQFLNLVTENGKRTITQFGSEGGLTNRLVAYIRQNDIQRVVIDSTMLLQHFMQDVDAEITGFLSALKQTDATILLISEMTDPSSYSDEHYLAHGVVFFHNFLDGGSMTRGVQVIKMRGTAIDCDIREISFGDRGLQVDPETKVDT
- a CDS encoding NifU family protein, with product MSTETDDGDDLRERITNFLRRNFPQIQMHGGSAAIEEIDREAGSVTIRLGGACSGCGISPMTIQAIKTRMTKEIPEIETVEARTGMEQQEGMAGGSGMSPSFPGGDSRGGDVGGDDEGPEAPF
- a CDS encoding CARDB domain-containing protein; this translates as MVFRDVNDGTTLTPGVATGSDAPVALTTLGVTFGAERDAVAATVGSARTESGRLGSVERGTVVRYLPVASAAEPTAVGRVEYAVRVDERALPAASRDSLTLYRATGEGWRRLDTRTNASADRLRASADGVSSLAVVALTPGRVEVVATTQPPDWARRGYEASVTATVANPGDRAATRTLSVTVDGTGVANRTVTVAPGQRRNVTLSFPARSGTVAVGGVEAGSMSVGGGTAARTTAGASGPGFGAAGAAVALLVAAALARTRRR